The stretch of DNA CAATTTGAGCGGTTTCGGCATCCCGGATTTCGCCGACCATGATCTTGTCCGGATCGTGCCGCAGAATCGATCGTAATCCCCGGGCAAACGTCAGGCCCTTCTTTTCGTTGACCGGAATCTGCACGACTCCCGGCAGCTGGTACTCCACCGGGTCTTCAATCGTGATCAGCTTGTCTTCCTGAATGTTCATTTCGCTGATCGCGGCGTACAGTGTCGTGGTCTTTCCGCTGCCGGTCGGGCCGGTCACGAGCACCATGCCATAGGGCCTGGTAATTGCGCGCCGAAACCGCTTGAGATCCTCGGCATTAAACCCCAGCCGGTCCAAGCGCAACGTGGAGACCCCGGTCGTGATCGCCTCGCGGTCCAAAATTCTGATCACCACGGACTCGCCGAACACACTGGGAAGAATCGACACCCGGAAGTCCACCGTCTTTCGATCAAGCCGCATGCGGAAACTGCCATCCTGCGGCACCCGCCGTTCGGCAATATCCAGATCGGACATGACTTTGATCCGGGACACCAGCGGCGGGTGCAACTTCACGTCGAGTGGATCCATGGCTGAGACCAGAATGCCGTCCACGCGGAATTTCACTGTTGTGGCACGATCGGTCGCCTCAATGTGAATATCACTCGCCCGGCGTTGCATGGCACTCAACATAATAGTATCGAGCAGCTTGACCACCGGGCTCTGATCTTCGCCGAAATGATCGACGGTCAGGACTTCCTCGCCCCGCTCATCTTCCTTGACGAGCACCGACCGGTACTCCGCTTCCAACTCACGCAACGCCTGACTGGACCCTTCACTTCGCTCCAGCGCAGCAAGAATCGCCGCCCGCGAACTCACGACGTAGTGGAGCGTCCGATTCAACAGGATTTCCAGCTCATCAAGCGCCAGGAGGTTCTGAGGATCGGCAATCGCAATCGTCAGCGCTCCA from Nitrospira sp. encodes:
- a CDS encoding ATPase, T2SS/T4P/T4SS family, producing the protein MLMQRHLTRPSLADVLVREGILPRRTVDQVAARLGGNMAALGQTLVEESTISETQLAQALAAQYGLPYDPLTGFRVDSEFYHTISVKLMRRHPFVPVKEENGALTIAIADPQNLLALDELEILLNRTLHYVVSSRAAILAALERSEGSSQALRELEAEYRSVLVKEDERGEEVLTVDHFGEDQSPVVKLLDTIMLSAMQRRASDIHIEATDRATTVKFRVDGILVSAMDPLDVKLHPPLVSRIKVMSDLDIAERRVPQDGSFRMRLDRKTVDFRVSILPSVFGESVVIRILDREAITTGVSTLRLDRLGFNAEDLKRFRRAITRPYGMVLVTGPTGSGKTTTLYAAISEMNIQEDKLITIEDPVEYQLPGVVQIPVNEKKGLTFARGLRSILRHDPDKIMVGEIRDAETAQIAIQSALTGHLVFTTVHANNVFDVIGRFASMGIDSYNFLAALTCVLAQRLIRIICPACRHQVVLDQALAGESGLDYDQYKNEPFYEGKGCLECHETGYRGRKCITEFLDLTDEIKEMILADRALSEIRYRAVTDGMITLRQSAVKKVLAGETTLREINRVTFSEER